GTTAGAGACTATTGTAAGTGTAGTTACACGCTGAGCAAAGTATGTGATAACATTTTAATTTGGGGGATTACGTTTGTAATTAACCTTAATACAAGACTATTCTGAGATTGCAAATAAAACGAAACACTGCTTTTGCTATTATTACCAATTTCACCATCAGAAGTATCAGCAAGCCTTGCAATGGCAGCCATAAGCGCCTGTTCATGTTCCTGCCATCACACAACTTTGTGTTATTTGCCTCAGAATCACAACATCAAACCACTCACAATAGCCAATAGCCATTAGTCTCAGACCTTGAGCATTTTCTTTGCCTTGCCAAGCTCAAAAGGATCAGGATGAGTAGCATCGAAAACTCTCTCCACCTAGAAAAACGCCTCGACTTTGGATCAGCAGTTGATGTTAATGGACAcaacagataaaaaaaaaaaaaactaacctcCTTCACAAGCAAGTCTGTGTTGAATAGTTCAATATCATCACCACCACCATTCTGATGTGTTGGTGGTGGTAAAAATTCTCTTCTCGGTTGATGAATTCTTGGTCCTCTCCCTCTACCAAAATGgctttggtttattcggttccCACGGATTGATCCACTTCCAAGTCCAGCATTTAAAGTTACCCCACTCTCCTCTCCCTCCCACCTTATATCTTCCGGTGgtatctacaaaaaaaaaataatggcaGCTCCTATCAAAGATCCTCATCATGTTAGACAGAAATGGATGGTAACCATAAACATGTCAAGCTTACCTCCTTGAGATCAACCCATTCCCACGTTTCATTTATTGCGTTTATATCATACACCAACGCATGCCGACCCTGTGAGAAATAAAACAAGTCAATAAACTGCAAAGACACTTGAACCAAATGTTCAAATGTTAATACCTCAACTGCGTTGTACTGGGTTATAATTGCTTCATAAAAGTGGTTGTCTTCAGGCCACTTTGTCCACACTTTTCTTCCGATAAGAGCTTCGGCAGATCCATCTCCTGCTATGCCACCGGATACAACACGGCTATTGAATGACCTATTTCCAGCTGGACCAATTGATGGATGATACTGCATGCATATCACCACCGGTTAATTGATCAAGAACATAGAGAAAAACAGAAGAAATCACACTTACGACTAAAAGAGACTGCTTACAGATGGGAATGTCTTCTGCTTCTTCCGGGAAGCTGAGAAAGTTGGACTAGGGACAACATCAAAACCCTGACTAGCTGCATGTCTAGAAGCAACTTGGCTTCCGCCTCCCTGTCTCCAATCTCTGGTACAGTTCCAATGTACAACATATTAAAACAAACGGAAACCATGATAAATTTACTAATTTGTATTTGGTGTCTGCAGATAAACAATCTGACCTTATCCGTTGGATAGTATCGTCCTTATTAACTCTGCTCAGAAGCTCTCGATGCTCGTCATCAGATACTCTCAATTCTTTGCGCAACTCTGTTATCAAGCTTTCTTTATCCTAAAATGCGTAAATGGAACAGAATCCATAATAAGACTGACAGAACATAAAGTAACCTAGTCAACCCAAAAGGTGATAGAGACAGTACCCAAGAAATAGCATCAGACTGCGCTTTAAAGGCCCTTAAAACAGCGGTATAAGCTTCCTGCTCAAGTTGATGAATTTGTGCCTCCATACCACTATGTAGTTTAGTAAAACAACTTTGAGGCCACCCAAAAGATAATTTCACAAGAACAAAAAGGCTGCAACAATGTAAAGAGCATACCGCAAGTTCACCTAATTCAATAAAGCTAGACACTTttctcaaaaccctaaaaccctatcCTCGGCTAACCattccctaaaccctaatcttaaCATTCCGCGCCTAAAACTAGCTGCAACAGTAGGTTAGCTGCAACGCCTAAGAGGAGGGTTCATCGTCGAACGCCTAAGGCTCTAATTGCTCGAAGAGGTTCAAATGCGGGGCGAAAACGTTATACATACCTCTGTTTTCAGAAGCTTGAAGGGAAAACCCACAAAGAGGGCTTTTGTTCTTCACAGATTCAGATACGAAACCCTAGAAAACTCGAATCGAAACTTGACCCGCAAAAAGCAATTGGTGGGGGTTAGGTTCGATGAAATAACGGAATTGGAACGAGAAAAAGGAAACGATCTTTGCTTTCCCTCTCGAGAAATGCGATTTTTTGAAAGCGAAGGAAGGGGGCACAGAGCTACGATCGATTTCGCCGGGGCTCGGATGGGATTGTGTCTCCTTCGCCGAACAGTCGTTTTAAAGGCGAAACGACGCGTTTTGGAAATAAGAAGTTATAAGGCCCATTAAGAAAAGCAACTCCGGCCCATGTAGCCCAATATGACATTCACTATGAAGTCCCACCATTACCTGATTTTGAAAACATCTCAACTTTCTTAATATTCACTTGATAATTAACACATTATCATACAGATAAATGCTTAATTATTCACACCACTAAACCAAATTATAACAGCGGGGGGTCCCATAAAAAGACATAAGTTGTGAGACGCAGATGGAGTTTGTGTTCTGTAATGTTGAGTCACCATGACTCCTTCCAGTCTACTCTATCGAGACCGTCCACTATCGCCTTGCGAAACTCATCATTGTGCAGTATAAAAGAGGACACGTGTCCACCTCTAACCCATCTCACTTCTGAACCAGGCCACGCCTTCTGAAGCGCCAACACAGAGTGCTTCGGTATGTATCCATCGTCCTATACACAATCACACAAAATCATCATCAGAAATGTGTCGTGAGTTATGGGTTGATTTGTCTACTTACAGTTGCAGCAACAAAGATGACAGCTTCGGGGTTTTTGGGGACAGGGAAGCGAGTGACATCTGTGAGGGAGAGAACAGTTCTCATCCTCTCTCTCACTTCATCAAGTGTCATTGTGATCTTCTGTGCTGCG
The window above is part of the Brassica napus cultivar Da-Ae chromosome C3, Da-Ae, whole genome shotgun sequence genome. Proteins encoded here:
- the LOC106401695 gene encoding protein EMSY-LIKE 1 translates to MEAQIHQLEQEAYTAVLRAFKAQSDAISWDKESLITELRKELRVSDDEHRELLSRVNKDDTIQRIRDWRQGGGSQVASRHAASQGFDVVPSPTFSASRKKQKTFPSYHPSIGPAGNRSFNSRVVSGGIAGDGSAEALIGRKVWTKWPEDNHFYEAIITQYNAVEGRHALVYDINAINETWEWVDLKEIPPEDIRWEGEESGVTLNAGLGSGSIRGNRINQSHFGRGRGPRIHQPRREFLPPPTHQNGGGDDIELFNTDLLVKEVERVFDATHPDPFELGKAKKMLKEHEQALMAAIARLADTSDGEIDGDPPYTHDHAMQQG